Proteins found in one Paenibacillus sp. FSL R10-2782 genomic segment:
- a CDS encoding DinB family protein encodes MNNTVEELARLIEDHEKEFFSISEHEFNAKPFPEKWSKKEILGHLCDSASNNHRRFIMIKHSRSPVKIEAYAQNDWVAANQYQEAFSHADVIHLWKLLNKQIINMLNSCTSLDFEKEFQKDDQSTETLQWLVDDYIQHMQHHLDQINQKQE; translated from the coding sequence TTGAATAATACTGTTGAAGAACTCGCTAGGCTCATCGAGGATCATGAAAAAGAATTCTTTTCGATCTCAGAACATGAATTTAATGCCAAACCTTTCCCAGAAAAATGGTCTAAAAAAGAAATACTAGGGCATCTGTGCGACTCCGCTTCTAATAATCATCGAAGATTTATAATGATTAAGCATTCAAGGTCCCCTGTTAAAATTGAAGCATATGCGCAAAATGATTGGGTTGCAGCTAATCAGTATCAGGAAGCGTTCTCCCACGCGGATGTCATACATCTATGGAAACTATTAAATAAACAAATCATAAATATGTTAAACTCATGTACATCACTCGATTTTGAGAAAGAATTTCAAAAAGATGACCAGTCTACCGAAACATTACAGTGGCTAGTTGACGATTATATTCAGCATATGCAGCATCATTTGGATCAAATCAATCAAAAACAAGAATAA
- a CDS encoding iron ABC transporter permease, with product MKLSESSESPAQSNNSQPPTPFHSRPWAASLILTAGLAFLAFGIALSLSFGAAPIRLFEVWNAVFHFNPEIQNHQIIWEIRLPRILGGVLIGVCFAVAGAIMQGMTRNPLADSGLLGLNSGASLAMAICFALFPGSSFLQLMLYSFVGAALAVVMVYGTSSISKGGLTPVRLVLAGAAVTALLSALGDAISLYFNVGQDLAFWYAGGLSGTKWVQLGIVLPWVVAAFIGALMLSRSITLLSLGDEIALSLGQRTGIVKVLGMILVLILAGAAVSLVGSIGFVGLIIPHMTRKLVGVDYRWIIPCSAIMGALLIVFADLAARMINAPEETPVGVLIALIGVPFFLYLARKERRAL from the coding sequence ATGAAATTATCAGAATCATCGGAGAGTCCCGCCCAGAGTAACAATAGCCAGCCGCCGACTCCATTTCACTCACGTCCATGGGCGGCTTCGCTCATCTTAACAGCCGGACTAGCCTTTTTGGCATTCGGTATCGCTTTATCCCTATCTTTTGGCGCAGCTCCAATTAGGCTGTTTGAGGTATGGAATGCAGTCTTTCATTTTAATCCTGAAATACAAAATCATCAAATTATTTGGGAAATTAGGCTACCACGGATTTTGGGTGGTGTGTTGATTGGAGTCTGCTTCGCTGTGGCGGGGGCAATTATGCAGGGGATGACCCGCAACCCGCTTGCTGACTCGGGTTTGCTTGGATTGAATTCGGGAGCTAGTTTGGCGATGGCGATTTGTTTTGCTCTTTTTCCCGGGTCATCCTTTTTACAACTGATGCTGTACTCCTTTGTTGGCGCGGCCTTAGCTGTTGTGATGGTATATGGTACAAGCTCCATATCCAAGGGTGGGCTTACGCCAGTACGCCTTGTATTGGCGGGTGCAGCTGTAACGGCATTGCTGTCTGCCTTGGGTGACGCGATCAGCTTGTATTTTAATGTCGGACAGGATCTGGCCTTCTGGTATGCAGGGGGACTTAGCGGAACCAAGTGGGTGCAACTGGGGATTGTCTTACCTTGGGTTGTGGCAGCCTTTATCGGTGCTCTTATGCTGTCACGGTCTATTACGTTGCTCAGCCTGGGGGATGAAATTGCGCTCAGTCTCGGTCAGCGCACTGGCATTGTAAAGGTGCTTGGGATGATCCTGGTACTTATTCTGGCGGGGGCGGCAGTGTCGCTGGTAGGATCTATCGGTTTTGTAGGGCTGATTATTCCTCATATGACCCGCAAGCTGGTAGGTGTCGATTATCGCTGGATCATTCCTTGCTCGGCCATTATGGGAGCTTTACTCATCGTGTTTGCCGATCTGGCGGCCCGTATGATTAATGCACCGGAGGAAACACCAGTAGGCGTGCTTATTGCCCTGATTGGGGTGCCATTCTTCCTTTATCTGGCTCGTAAAGAAAGGAGGGCACTGTAA
- a CDS encoding tyrosine-type recombinase/integrase: MKKGVRQMEPDMIDDIDEVYAEELEAFLIWMKDAGYTIHTQKNYTGDVKQFLLTLRDKPLDQVKKIHVMSYLSKAREGGAGDSTRNRKHAAVSSFFKALQEFELCSTNPAFGIKKAKTEKNRMPVYLDENEIRPFLLAVEGKYANRNMAIFLLMVYMGLRVGEVHSLNVPDYSRERRTLDVFGKGRKWRTLPVPEAVCDVLDRALEERLTPWRGKEDAMFVSQKGRRLAVRSIQQIATETFERFQQDKGAQGRVAYSSHKLRHTFATMLLRRGADLRTVQELLGHSSIQTTTVYTHVTDREKEKAMDKLDVQLPITGL; this comes from the coding sequence ATGAAAAAAGGGGTACGGCAAATGGAGCCGGATATGATAGATGATATTGATGAAGTATATGCTGAGGAACTGGAGGCTTTTTTGATTTGGATGAAAGATGCAGGTTATACGATACATACGCAAAAAAACTATACAGGGGATGTGAAGCAGTTCTTACTCACGTTGCGGGATAAACCACTCGATCAGGTGAAAAAGATTCATGTGATGTCGTATCTGTCTAAAGCTCGGGAAGGCGGAGCTGGAGATAGCACCCGGAACCGCAAGCATGCAGCGGTGAGTAGCTTTTTTAAAGCGCTACAGGAATTTGAATTGTGCAGCACGAATCCGGCTTTCGGAATTAAAAAAGCAAAGACCGAAAAGAATCGTATGCCCGTGTACCTGGATGAAAATGAAATTCGGCCATTTTTACTCGCGGTGGAAGGGAAATATGCCAATCGCAACATGGCTATTTTTCTGCTCATGGTATATATGGGATTACGGGTGGGAGAGGTTCATTCTTTGAATGTCCCGGATTACAGCCGTGAGCGACGCACACTGGATGTGTTTGGTAAAGGGAGAAAGTGGCGTACGCTCCCGGTGCCGGAGGCTGTGTGTGATGTTTTAGATCGTGCATTGGAGGAAAGATTAACGCCGTGGAGAGGGAAGGAGGATGCGATGTTCGTGTCGCAAAAAGGCCGCCGACTGGCGGTTCGCTCTATCCAGCAGATCGCTACAGAAACGTTCGAGCGATTCCAGCAGGATAAAGGTGCGCAAGGTCGAGTGGCTTACTCCAGCCATAAGCTGCGTCATACGTTTGCAACGATGCTTTTGCGTAGAGGTGCAGATCTGCGTACTGTGCAAGAGTTGCTGGGACACTCTTCCATTCAGACCACCACTGTATACACGCATGTCACGGATCGGGAAAAGGAAAAAGCGATGGACAAGCTGGATGTCCAGCTACCAATAACGGGATTATAA
- a CDS encoding DNA mismatch repair protein MutS: protein MNETTMQRLEYDRIKTRVSECAFSYLGKRHAASMQPITDIRTIKIRLDEAMEALQLIRHGASVPIPSLEGMEHILHLLGIGYLFSERDFSHIAQFIRSCGQLIKYMGSKSNAAPSVSAYASSMYDMEPLLSEIERCIYSGKVTDTASKELAKIRKKIAVTEERIKRKLDSLTSRHRSIMQEHMTSQRGGRYVLPIKKEFRKQVKGNVLDESGSGQTVYIEPAEIASLQYDQSANIAEEAKEAMKVLGDLTALAESYSRELSINTETVGILDFLLAKAKYAMTMDAVPVELNLDGIIDIRGARHPLMGKSMVPLDFSIGEGYSSLIITGPNTGGKTMALKSVGLLTLMVQSGLLVPVSEGSRMAVFENIEVDIGDGQSIEHALSTFSAHIRNMIGILETASNSTLILIDEMASGTDPGEGVGLSIALLEEFHRRQATVVATTHFSEIKHFAENTPGFQNARMEFDTETLQPLYRLRIGEAGESYAYAIALKLGMWNRIIERSQAISAGRTSQNTQELFVVPPASNDEKHKTTSELSPKRASLKHTATKQGKQKHTAEPMSFALGDSVYVGYLNRTGIVYKTEDERGNVGVLIQGEKLSMNKKRLVLHIAATELYPDDYDLDIVLETKENRKKRKLMGRKHIEGLMIESPPENEM from the coding sequence ATGAATGAAACCACAATGCAGCGTTTGGAATATGATCGGATCAAAACAAGAGTTTCCGAATGTGCTTTTTCTTACCTTGGTAAGCGCCATGCCGCTTCCATGCAACCCATTACAGATATCCGTACGATCAAGATCCGCCTTGACGAAGCGATGGAAGCCCTGCAGCTCATTCGCCACGGTGCAAGTGTTCCTATCCCCTCGCTGGAAGGGATGGAACACATTCTTCACTTGCTGGGAATCGGATATTTGTTCAGCGAGCGCGATTTTTCTCACATTGCCCAATTTATCAGAAGTTGCGGTCAACTGATAAAATATATGGGTTCCAAGTCGAATGCCGCTCCAAGCGTCAGTGCCTATGCTTCTTCCATGTATGATATGGAACCGCTTCTGTCTGAAATTGAAAGATGTATTTATTCAGGAAAAGTGACGGACACCGCCAGTAAGGAACTGGCTAAAATCCGCAAAAAAATAGCAGTCACGGAAGAACGGATCAAAAGAAAACTTGATTCTCTCACCAGCCGTCACCGATCCATCATGCAGGAACATATGACCAGTCAGCGTGGCGGTCGTTACGTGCTTCCAATCAAAAAAGAGTTTCGAAAACAGGTGAAAGGCAACGTGCTGGATGAATCAGGCAGTGGACAAACGGTTTACATTGAGCCTGCCGAGATTGCAAGTCTCCAATACGATCAGAGCGCGAACATCGCAGAAGAAGCAAAAGAAGCAATGAAGGTACTGGGCGACCTAACGGCACTTGCTGAGTCATACAGCCGGGAGCTGAGCATCAACACAGAGACAGTAGGCATACTCGACTTTTTATTAGCAAAAGCCAAATACGCCATGACGATGGATGCTGTGCCTGTCGAGCTTAACCTTGACGGAATTATAGACATTCGAGGGGCACGTCACCCGTTGATGGGAAAATCTATGGTTCCACTTGATTTCTCAATCGGTGAAGGCTACTCTTCACTCATCATTACCGGACCCAATACAGGTGGAAAAACGATGGCCCTCAAAAGTGTCGGCCTGTTAACTCTGATGGTACAATCCGGACTGCTGGTACCTGTTTCAGAAGGCTCACGAATGGCTGTATTCGAGAACATCGAGGTGGATATCGGAGACGGGCAAAGCATCGAGCATGCTTTGAGCACCTTTTCTGCACATATTCGCAACATGATCGGTATTTTGGAAACGGCAAGCAACTCCACTCTGATCCTGATTGATGAAATGGCATCTGGAACCGATCCGGGCGAAGGCGTGGGCCTCTCTATCGCGCTGCTGGAAGAATTCCACCGCCGACAGGCAACGGTAGTAGCTACCACGCACTTTAGCGAAATTAAGCATTTTGCCGAAAATACACCTGGATTTCAGAATGCCCGAATGGAGTTTGATACCGAAACGCTACAACCATTATACCGTCTCCGAATCGGTGAGGCCGGGGAAAGCTACGCATACGCCATTGCCTTGAAGCTGGGGATGTGGAATCGGATTATCGAGCGTTCTCAGGCCATTTCTGCGGGCAGAACATCTCAGAACACACAGGAACTGTTTGTGGTCCCCCCAGCTTCTAATGATGAGAAGCACAAAACAACAAGTGAACTCTCTCCTAAAAGAGCATCTTTAAAGCACACAGCCACAAAACAGGGGAAACAAAAACACACTGCCGAACCTATGTCGTTTGCCCTTGGCGATAGTGTTTATGTAGGCTACCTGAATCGGACTGGAATTGTGTACAAAACCGAGGATGAACGAGGGAATGTAGGTGTTTTAATCCAAGGAGAGAAGCTGAGCATGAATAAAAAGAGGCTCGTCCTTCACATCGCAGCTACTGAATTGTATCCTGACGACTATGATCTGGATATCGTTTTAGAAACCAAGGAAAACCGCAAAAAACGGAAGCTTATGGGACGCAAGCATATCGAAGGCTTGATGATTGAATCTCCCCCGGAAAATGAAATGTAG
- a CDS encoding ROK family protein encodes MKNKILVFDIGGSFIKFSLYFQGEFMSKGKVKTPLDSLENLLVALKQILNQFMDECEGIAVSMPGIVNSASGHMVHGGSLRYINDINMIEVFKKAFHKPVAIENDGKCAALGEAWRGSLQGITDGVVLVVGTGMGGGIISQGKLLKGHHLSAGEFSFIRTNSEYADNDDYLFGMQGSSFVLTKTVAKAKGLPADSITGEQVFKFIEEGDRAVQTIFHEYCRNIATQIINLQSILDPEKFVIGGGISENPLLVITIREELEKLYMESIYNFVRADIEQSKLGNEANLLGAIYNYKQSYHLEL; translated from the coding sequence ATGAAAAATAAAATACTGGTTTTTGATATTGGCGGCTCTTTTATAAAATTCAGTTTGTATTTTCAAGGTGAATTTATGAGCAAGGGTAAAGTTAAAACTCCATTGGACTCACTTGAGAATCTGCTTGTAGCTTTAAAGCAAATTCTTAATCAGTTTATGGATGAGTGCGAAGGTATAGCCGTCAGTATGCCAGGTATTGTGAATTCAGCAAGCGGCCATATGGTGCATGGAGGTTCATTAAGATATATAAATGATATAAATATGATAGAAGTTTTTAAGAAAGCGTTTCACAAGCCCGTAGCGATTGAAAATGATGGAAAGTGTGCTGCTCTTGGGGAAGCATGGCGTGGTTCATTACAAGGGATTACCGATGGTGTTGTTCTGGTAGTTGGAACAGGGATGGGGGGTGGAATCATCTCTCAAGGGAAATTGCTGAAAGGCCACCATTTATCGGCTGGAGAATTCTCCTTCATCAGAACCAACAGCGAGTATGCAGACAATGATGATTATTTGTTTGGTATGCAAGGGAGTAGTTTTGTTTTAACAAAAACCGTTGCGAAAGCTAAAGGACTTCCTGCAGATTCAATAACGGGTGAACAAGTATTCAAGTTCATTGAAGAAGGTGATCGCGCGGTCCAAACGATTTTTCATGAATACTGTAGGAACATCGCAACACAAATCATTAATTTGCAATCGATTCTTGACCCTGAAAAGTTTGTTATTGGGGGAGGCATATCTGAAAATCCTTTACTGGTAATTACGATTAGGGAAGAGTTGGAGAAGCTTTATATGGAATCTATCTATAATTTTGTGCGTGCAGATATTGAACAAAGTAAATTAGGCAATGAAGCGAATTTGCTAGGCGCTATATATAACTACAAACAATCGTATCATCTTGAATTATGA
- a CDS encoding iron ABC transporter permease produces the protein MNNITTGAIAKAGHRKKIHDWIVVIVLLILLIAAFTISANTGTIRLSPMELFRTLFGQGTPQQELILFEFRLPRMVISVLIGAGLAVSGCIMQGVSRNGLADPGILGINAGAGLMVMLFVLLFPTMQTTNSLFLLPALALIGSGAAAILIYALSYKKGEGISPTRLLLSGIGVAAGISAAMIILTLKLTPESYTFVANWLAGSIWGSNWKFVMALLPWLVVLLPFAYYKANVMNVLNLGDQTASGLGTSIEKERILLLAAAVGLASSSVSVSGGIGFVGLVAPHLARKLVGPKHKMLLVACALVGALLVLVADTITRSLPLQKEIPTGLIVAIIGAPYFLYLLSRSRG, from the coding sequence ATGAATAACATCACGACTGGAGCTATTGCCAAAGCAGGTCACCGTAAAAAAATCCATGATTGGATCGTTGTTATCGTTCTGCTCATTCTGCTTATTGCTGCATTTACCATTAGTGCGAATACAGGAACTATTCGACTTTCGCCAATGGAGCTTTTTAGAACCTTGTTTGGGCAAGGGACTCCACAGCAGGAATTGATCCTGTTTGAATTCCGATTGCCACGAATGGTTATTTCCGTTTTGATCGGTGCAGGTCTGGCGGTTTCCGGCTGTATCATGCAGGGAGTTTCACGTAATGGTTTGGCGGACCCTGGTATTTTGGGGATTAATGCCGGAGCCGGGCTGATGGTTATGCTGTTTGTATTGCTTTTCCCAACGATGCAAACAACGAATTCATTGTTTTTACTACCTGCCCTTGCGCTGATTGGATCGGGAGCGGCTGCTATTTTGATCTACGCTCTTTCTTACAAAAAGGGTGAAGGGATTTCTCCGACAAGGTTACTGTTAAGCGGAATTGGTGTAGCGGCGGGGATCAGTGCTGCGATGATCATCCTAACTCTCAAGCTTACGCCTGAAAGTTATACGTTTGTTGCCAATTGGTTGGCAGGAAGTATATGGGGGTCCAACTGGAAATTTGTAATGGCACTGTTACCTTGGCTTGTGGTGCTGCTGCCTTTCGCATACTACAAGGCCAATGTAATGAATGTGCTTAATTTGGGAGATCAGACGGCATCCGGGTTAGGTACATCTATTGAAAAAGAACGCATCCTTCTGCTCGCTGCTGCGGTTGGATTGGCCAGCTCCAGCGTATCGGTTAGCGGTGGAATCGGCTTCGTCGGTTTAGTCGCTCCGCATTTGGCGAGAAAACTGGTGGGGCCAAAACATAAGATGCTGTTAGTGGCCTGTGCATTGGTTGGGGCACTGTTAGTGCTTGTGGCGGATACAATTACACGATCCTTACCTTTACAGAAAGAAATCCCGACAGGTTTGATCGTGGCCATCATTGGTGCTCCATACTTCCTATACCTGCTAAGTCGCTCCAGGGGATAA